The following proteins are co-located in the Gloeocapsa sp. PCC 7428 genome:
- the ptsP gene encoding phosphoenolpyruvate--protein phosphotransferase, with protein MIGIVIVSHSKQLAAGVRELAAQMVSGDVAIAVAAGIDDPDNPLGTDAMQVYQAIESVYSDDGVIVLMDLGSALLSAEMALEFLSETQREKIYLCEAPLVEGAIAATIAAASGNSIEQVIAEARGALTAKAEQLGIDVITDRSLSLLNPRHVRDFDSSKSNNQPLTDSHTAQIQLTVSNRLGLHARPAARFVTTAAKFHAQIQVRNVTRNTDFVRADSINQVATLGVRQGHEIAIAATGIDAEAALAALQELVANNFGENDSDLIPPVIAASETVEGELLGIPASSGVAIAPVFQYRLTSVQVEEYIVEDTASEWQRLQTAIQTATQDLQSLQANQLGDEAEIFTAHLLVLQDPALLEPVRQRIFSHHQNAEFAWKSTIDELAHNFDTLEDAYLQERANDITDVGQRVLRSLCGITTPIIELTQPSIVVATDLTPSDTAQLDTTKVLGICTTRGSATSHTAILARSLGIPAVVGVPAAILHLANGTLLAIDGASGRVWLEPDTDTITTLQAKREAKLQAQHHAQATAHQPAITRDGKRITIAANIGSVADAKIAIKNGAEGVGLLRTEFLYLNRTTAPTEEEQFAVYQAIAEVLDRRALIVRTLDIGGDKPLQYLGLHAESNPFLGKRGIRFCLENQDIFKTQLRAILRASYGHQIKIMFPMIATVQEVQAAKALLVQVQTQLRQANIPFDETMQVGIMVEIPSAVAIADQLATEVNFFSIGTNDLSQYIMAADRTNSQVAMLADALHPAVLRSISQTVQAAHSSGIWVGLCGELAADPVAIPILVGLGLDELSLNPQAIPMVKHAISELNAVEAEAIAQRALTLNSAQGVRALVSALINHQAELH; from the coding sequence GTGATAGGAATTGTCATCGTCTCTCACAGTAAACAGCTAGCAGCAGGAGTGCGGGAACTTGCAGCACAAATGGTTAGTGGTGATGTTGCAATAGCTGTCGCCGCTGGTATTGACGATCCAGATAATCCACTCGGTACGGATGCGATGCAAGTTTATCAAGCTATTGAGTCCGTTTATAGCGATGATGGTGTCATTGTCTTAATGGATTTGGGAAGTGCTTTATTAAGTGCAGAGATGGCGTTGGAATTCTTGTCAGAAACACAGCGCGAGAAGATTTATTTGTGCGAAGCACCGCTTGTAGAAGGCGCGATCGCCGCAACAATTGCAGCCGCATCAGGAAATTCGATTGAACAAGTCATTGCAGAAGCGCGTGGCGCATTAACCGCTAAAGCTGAACAACTGGGAATTGATGTTATTACTGATAGATCCCTAAGCCTGCTAAATCCACGCCACGTGAGGGACTTCGACTCCAGCAAGTCTAATAACCAACCATTAACTGATTCCCACACCGCCCAAATTCAGCTTACAGTTTCTAATCGATTAGGTTTACACGCACGTCCCGCAGCAAGGTTTGTGACAACAGCAGCTAAGTTTCACGCGCAGATTCAAGTACGAAATGTTACGAGGAATACAGACTTTGTGAGGGCTGATAGTATCAATCAAGTTGCGACATTAGGAGTGCGTCAGGGACATGAAATTGCGATCGCTGCGACGGGAATTGATGCAGAAGCGGCGTTAGCTGCGTTGCAAGAATTAGTTGCAAATAACTTTGGTGAAAATGACAGTGATTTGATACCGCCAGTTATTGCTGCAAGTGAGACTGTAGAAGGAGAACTCCTTGGGATTCCCGCGTCTTCGGGAGTTGCGATCGCGCCCGTTTTTCAATATCGTCTGACATCTGTCCAAGTTGAAGAATACATTGTTGAGGATACAGCCAGCGAATGGCAAAGGTTACAAACCGCGATTCAAACTGCTACACAAGATCTGCAATCATTGCAGGCAAATCAACTTGGAGATGAGGCGGAGATTTTTACCGCACATTTACTTGTGCTACAAGATCCCGCATTACTCGAACCCGTACGCCAGCGAATTTTTAGCCATCACCAAAATGCAGAATTTGCATGGAAAAGTACGATTGATGAGTTAGCGCATAACTTTGACACCTTAGAAGATGCATATTTGCAAGAACGCGCGAATGATATTACTGATGTAGGACAAAGAGTATTGCGATCGCTGTGTGGAATCACAACGCCAATAATTGAACTTACGCAACCAAGCATCGTCGTCGCGACTGATTTAACTCCTTCTGACACCGCGCAGTTAGACACAACAAAAGTACTAGGAATCTGTACAACGCGGGGTAGTGCAACTTCACACACAGCAATTCTGGCGCGTAGTCTTGGTATACCCGCCGTTGTGGGCGTTCCAGCCGCAATTTTACATCTAGCTAATGGCACACTTCTGGCAATTGATGGCGCAAGTGGCAGAGTTTGGCTAGAACCTGATACAGATACAATAACAACACTACAAGCTAAACGCGAAGCTAAATTACAAGCGCAACACCACGCGCAAGCTACCGCACATCAACCTGCAATCACGCGCGACGGTAAGCGCATTACAATCGCGGCGAATATTGGTAGTGTCGCTGATGCGAAAATAGCAATCAAAAATGGTGCTGAAGGTGTCGGGTTACTTCGCACCGAGTTCCTGTATCTCAATCGCACAACTGCACCTACTGAAGAGGAACAATTCGCAGTTTATCAAGCGATCGCTGAAGTTTTAGATCGTCGCGCTTTAATCGTGCGGACTTTAGATATCGGCGGTGATAAACCACTGCAATATCTTGGATTACACGCAGAATCAAACCCTTTTCTTGGTAAACGCGGTATTCGGTTTTGTCTGGAAAATCAGGATATCTTTAAAACGCAGTTACGCGCGATTTTACGAGCTAGCTACGGGCATCAGATTAAAATCATGTTTCCGATGATTGCGACTGTGCAAGAAGTGCAAGCTGCCAAGGCACTTTTAGTCCAAGTGCAAACTCAATTGCGACAAGCAAATATTCCATTTGATGAGACAATGCAAGTAGGAATTATGGTGGAAATTCCGTCCGCAGTTGCGATCGCCGATCAGTTAGCTACCGAGGTCAATTTTTTCAGTATCGGTACGAATGATTTAAGTCAGTATATTATGGCAGCAGATCGCACGAATTCTCAAGTGGCAATGCTTGCGGATGCTTTACATCCGGCGGTGTTACGCTCAATTAGCCAAACGGTGCAAGCTGCGCATTCTTCTGGTATTTGGGTGGGTTTGTGTGGAGAATTAGCCGCCGATCCTGTGGCGATACCAATTTTAGTAGGATTGGGGTTAGATGAACTTAGTCTTAATCCGCAAGCAATACCGATGGTTAAACACGCGATTAGTGAGTTAAATGCGGTTGAAGCTGAGGCGATCGCGCAAAGGGCTTTGACTCTAAATTCGGCACAGGGGGTTAGAGCATTAGTTTCAGCCTTGATAAACCATCAAGCCGAATTACATTAA
- a CDS encoding bifunctional orotidine-5'-phosphate decarboxylase/orotate phosphoribosyltransferase: MTFFDKLNTAIARNDSLLFVGLDPNPEMMPQHKTEDLIEDLWTWLQFLIAETANLVCAYKPTLGFYEALGSRGLELLERTLAAIPDDIPIILDAKHSDLNTSTTFARTIFQNWQVDAVTINGYAGQDHAASFLVHPDKAVFVLCCTSNPGAIALQQYPQNASPFYVHLAKEAKTWGTPEQLGFEVGTTSPEVLSQIRAIAPERLILARSIWAEEGNINKILTAGLNANGSGLLIPVPQDILSQNNLAKAIYLLRQEINQIRLENSQEDSNCSVWLPDVCLLDKHPHFDLILQLYDIECILFGNFVQASGATFSYYIDLRKIISNPQLFHQILLAYADILKNLNFDRIAGIPYGSLPTATGLALHLNRPMIFPRKEVKAHGTRRLIEGLFHPGETVVVVDDILISGKSAIEGAAKLESAGLNVEDIVVFIDHEQGVKDRLRQNGYRAHSVLTLSEITETLYKAGRINDKQLKAFEESC, translated from the coding sequence ATGACCTTTTTTGATAAATTGAATACGGCGATCGCGCGGAATGACAGCTTGCTATTTGTCGGACTCGATCCTAATCCAGAAATGATGCCGCAGCACAAAACAGAAGATTTGATCGAAGACTTATGGACTTGGCTACAATTTCTGATTGCTGAAACTGCGAATTTAGTTTGTGCGTATAAACCGACACTTGGTTTTTACGAAGCTTTGGGTAGCCGAGGATTAGAACTGCTTGAACGCACTTTAGCCGCGATTCCTGACGATATTCCGATTATTTTAGATGCCAAGCATAGCGACTTAAATACCAGTACAACCTTTGCGCGCACTATTTTTCAAAACTGGCAAGTTGATGCTGTCACAATTAATGGTTACGCTGGACAAGATCACGCTGCTTCGTTTTTAGTTCATCCTGATAAAGCTGTATTTGTTTTATGTTGTACTTCTAATCCAGGAGCGATCGCTCTACAGCAATATCCGCAAAACGCATCGCCTTTCTACGTGCATTTAGCAAAAGAAGCAAAAACATGGGGAACTCCTGAACAACTTGGATTTGAAGTCGGAACTACGAGTCCTGAAGTCTTGAGCCAGATACGGGCGATCGCGCCTGAAAGACTGATCCTTGCACGTAGCATCTGGGCAGAAGAAGGTAATATCAACAAAATTTTGACTGCGGGTTTAAATGCAAATGGTAGCGGCTTATTAATTCCTGTTCCTCAAGATATTTTAAGTCAAAATAATCTTGCTAAAGCAATTTACTTACTGCGTCAAGAAATTAATCAAATTCGCTTAGAAAATAGTCAAGAAGATTCAAACTGTTCTGTCTGGCTACCAGATGTTTGCTTGCTTGATAAACATCCACATTTTGATCTTATCTTACAACTTTATGATATTGAATGTATTTTATTTGGTAATTTTGTGCAAGCTTCAGGAGCAACATTTTCTTATTATATAGACTTGCGTAAAATTATTTCTAATCCACAACTTTTTCATCAAATTCTTTTAGCCTATGCAGACATTTTAAAAAATCTAAACTTCGATCGTATCGCAGGCATTCCTTACGGTTCTTTGCCTACTGCTACAGGGTTAGCTTTGCATCTCAATCGCCCGATGATTTTTCCGCGCAAAGAAGTTAAAGCGCATGGTACGCGACGGCTCATTGAAGGATTATTTCATCCTGGTGAAACTGTTGTTGTTGTTGATGATATTTTAATTAGTGGCAAAAGTGCGATAGAAGGAGCCGCAAAACTTGAATCAGCAGGATTAAATGTAGAAGATATTGTTGTATTTATCGATCACGAACAAGGAGTTAAAGATCGATTACGTCAGAATGGTTATCGCGCCCATTCGGTATTGACACTTTCTGAAATTACAGAAACGTTGTATAAAGCTGGTAGAATTAATGACAAACAATTAAAAGCTTTTGAAGAAAGTTGTTAG
- a CDS encoding GNAT family N-acetyltransferase yields the protein MKIFLETERLILRQFTADDVDNLFELNSDPQVTRLTPDADQPPDYTTIQTRTIPQYLAYYQLYDGYGCWAAVEKSTQAFIGWFYLRPAIHAAYFNCAFADRDDIELGYRLRQAAWGKGYATEGAKALIYKGFSELEMQRVFTVALAVNAPSIRVMEKIGLKREKRLFDEFGNDLAIHALSQAEFESLSLL from the coding sequence ATGAAGATTTTTTTAGAAACTGAAAGATTGATTTTGCGACAATTTACCGCAGATGATGTAGATAATTTATTTGAACTTAATAGCGATCCGCAAGTCACTCGTTTAACACCTGACGCAGATCAACCACCAGATTACACAACAATTCAAACGCGAACGATACCACAATACCTTGCTTACTATCAACTCTACGATGGTTATGGTTGCTGGGCTGCTGTTGAAAAGTCAACTCAAGCGTTCATTGGTTGGTTCTACTTGCGTCCAGCCATACACGCAGCTTACTTCAATTGTGCATTCGCCGATCGCGATGATATAGAGCTAGGATATCGCTTGCGCCAAGCAGCTTGGGGAAAAGGTTATGCTACAGAAGGAGCTAAAGCTCTAATTTATAAGGGCTTTTCTGAATTAGAAATGCAACGCGTGTTTACCGTTGCTTTAGCTGTGAACGCACCTTCGATTCGAGTTATGGAAAAAATAGGCTTAAAACGCGAAAAAAGATTGTTCGATGAATTCGGTAACGATCTGGCGATTCACGCACTCAGTCAAGCTGAGTTTGAATCCTTAAGCTTACTCTAA
- a CDS encoding SDR family oxidoreductase translates to MKKLIVITGVSRGLGLAMTEAFIQAGHTVIGCARSQTAVDKLRQQFGSPHSFTVVDVAVDQQVADWAKHVLTSYEPPDLLLNNAGVINQLAPLWKVPAEEFARVIHVNIIGVTNVIRHFVPAMIQRKQGIIVNFSSGWGRSTSPQVAPYCASKWAIEGLTRSLAQELPDSMAAIPLNPGIIHTDMLNICFGEEAAYYTPLHEWSRQAVPFLLQLSPKHNGSSLTVPQ, encoded by the coding sequence ATGAAAAAGCTGATTGTCATTACGGGAGTGAGTCGCGGTCTGGGATTGGCAATGACCGAGGCGTTTATTCAAGCAGGGCATACTGTTATTGGTTGTGCGCGATCGCAAACAGCAGTAGACAAACTACGTCAGCAATTCGGTTCGCCGCATAGTTTTACTGTCGTTGATGTTGCAGTAGATCAACAGGTAGCAGATTGGGCAAAGCACGTACTAACAAGTTACGAACCACCCGATTTATTACTGAATAATGCAGGTGTTATCAATCAATTAGCACCTTTATGGAAAGTGCCTGCGGAAGAATTTGCGCGCGTCATTCATGTCAATATCATTGGCGTAACGAATGTCATCCGCCACTTTGTTCCCGCAATGATCCAAAGAAAGCAAGGTATCATTGTCAATTTTAGTTCGGGTTGGGGACGTTCGACTTCGCCCCAAGTTGCACCCTATTGTGCTTCTAAGTGGGCGATTGAAGGCTTGACGCGATCGCTTGCGCAAGAATTACCGGATAGTATGGCAGCAATTCCCCTCAATCCAGGGATTATTCACACGGATATGCTAAACATCTGTTTTGGCGAAGAAGCAGCTTACTATACACCGCTACATGAGTGGAGTCGTCAAGCTGTTCCTTTTCTACTGCAACTCAGTCCAAAACATAATGGTTCGTCGTTAACAGTTCCTCAATGA
- a CDS encoding DUF937 domain-containing protein codes for MGLFDQILGAINNPSQQASSGQLANILNTVQQLSNSYHTNPSTMQSLMSIVGNYVRSGLQQKRSRDGYDQTQAFVNQYSGASPNPQAVSGLFSQSQIQQLAQFAAQRTGLNPNMIVQMLPILVPVVLNLLQSGSRAQNAPVANTQTNNRNTVLDTFLDANGDGEVDIADAIQLAGRYLGQSRF; via the coding sequence ATGGGACTTTTTGACCAAATTCTTGGTGCAATCAATAATCCTTCGCAGCAAGCAAGTTCTGGACAGCTAGCTAACATTCTGAATACAGTACAGCAGCTAAGCAATAGCTATCACACAAATCCATCGACGATGCAATCGTTAATGTCGATTGTAGGTAATTACGTTCGCTCAGGACTACAGCAAAAGCGTTCTAGAGATGGTTACGACCAAACACAAGCGTTTGTCAATCAATACAGCGGTGCATCACCAAACCCGCAAGCGGTTTCTGGGTTGTTTTCTCAAAGTCAAATTCAACAACTCGCACAATTTGCCGCACAGCGCACAGGTTTGAATCCAAATATGATTGTGCAGATGCTACCTATTTTAGTGCCGGTTGTGCTAAATCTATTGCAAAGCGGCAGCCGCGCACAAAATGCACCAGTTGCTAATACTCAAACTAATAACCGAAATACCGTATTGGATACTTTCTTAGACGCCAACGGCGATGGCGAGGTAGATATTGCTGATGCTATACAGCTTGCAGGACGTTACCTTGGTCAATCGCGTTTTTAA
- a CDS encoding DUF6464 family protein — translation MEPDSLPTEIILTHPRQSLGSVKLDWTPQPGNYLDLEGKTYAVLERRHRYHLRSGRYRLHKVAIYVQSAPRPSEKSLVAGRWVIGDASCRYNAHSELIRCAVNPEGPCDRCRFYEPVEA, via the coding sequence ATGGAGCCAGATTCACTACCGACGGAGATTATTCTGACGCACCCACGTCAATCTTTGGGTAGCGTTAAGTTAGATTGGACACCCCAGCCAGGAAATTATCTCGACCTTGAAGGTAAAACTTACGCGGTACTAGAGCGCCGCCATCGCTATCATTTAAGATCGGGGCGCTATCGCTTACATAAAGTTGCAATATACGTGCAGTCAGCGCCACGTCCGAGTGAAAAAAGTCTTGTGGCTGGACGTTGGGTCATTGGTGATGCTAGCTGTCGCTACAATGCGCATTCTGAATTAATTCGCTGTGCGGTTAATCCCGAAGGACCATGCGATCGCTGTCGGTTTTATGAACCTGTTGAAGCGTAA
- a CDS encoding pyridoxal phosphate-dependent aminotransferase, translated as METVTTSRMQAVQSPVIPIVGELIRSFPGTISLGQGVVYYPPPPEATNLTQFFADPANHQYKAIEGIPPLIAAIKTKLQTFNDIALDKRCIMVTAGSNMGFLNALLAITSVGDEVILQTPYYFNHEMAIQIAGCHPVFVATDENYQLRPEAIAQAITEKTKAVVTISPNNPTGAVYAEDALRAVNQLCRDRGIYHISDEAYEYFTYDGVKHVSPGAFSHSHTHTISLYSLSKAYGFASWRIGYMVIPEHLLVAIKKVQDTNLICPPVISQYAALGALQTGFNYCQSHIQAIANVRQVVLHSLNALQGLCTIAPANGAFYFFLKVHAQLDPFELTERLIREHRVAVLPGTAFGMDRGCYLRVAYGALQEATAKEGMERLVKGLQTILAH; from the coding sequence ATGGAAACCGTAACAACGTCGCGGATGCAGGCGGTACAGTCGCCAGTGATTCCGATTGTGGGAGAACTGATTCGCAGTTTTCCTGGCACAATTTCTTTAGGGCAAGGTGTTGTATACTATCCACCACCACCGGAAGCGACAAATCTCACTCAATTCTTTGCCGATCCAGCAAATCATCAATACAAAGCTATTGAAGGTATTCCGCCTCTAATTGCCGCAATCAAAACAAAACTGCAAACTTTTAATGATATTGCACTTGACAAGCGATGCATTATGGTAACGGCTGGTAGCAATATGGGATTTCTGAATGCGCTGCTAGCCATTACTTCCGTCGGTGATGAAGTGATTTTACAGACACCTTACTATTTCAATCATGAAATGGCGATCCAAATCGCAGGGTGTCATCCCGTATTTGTAGCGACTGATGAAAATTATCAACTCCGTCCCGAAGCGATCGCGCAAGCCATTACAGAAAAAACCAAAGCTGTGGTGACAATTTCACCGAATAACCCCACAGGTGCCGTTTACGCTGAAGACGCATTACGCGCAGTCAATCAACTGTGTCGCGATCGCGGAATTTATCACATCAGTGATGAAGCTTACGAATACTTTACTTACGATGGCGTCAAACACGTTTCGCCTGGTGCATTTTCTCACAGTCATACACACACAATCTCCTTATACAGTCTTTCTAAAGCTTATGGATTTGCAAGTTGGCGAATTGGTTACATGGTGATTCCAGAACACTTACTTGTTGCTATTAAAAAAGTTCAAGATACAAACTTAATTTGTCCGCCTGTCATTTCGCAGTACGCCGCATTAGGTGCATTGCAAACAGGATTTAATTATTGCCAAAGTCATATTCAAGCGATCGCCAACGTTCGTCAAGTTGTTTTACACTCACTGAACGCCCTGCAAGGCTTGTGTACAATTGCACCCGCGAATGGTGCTTTTTACTTTTTCCTCAAGGTGCATGCGCAATTAGATCCCTTTGAATTAACCGAACGCCTCATCCGCGAACATCGAGTCGCAGTACTTCCAGGGACAGCATTTGGTATGGATCGCGGTTGTTACCTGCGCGTCGCCTATGGCGCATTACAAGAAGCAACAGCTAAAGAAGGTATGGAACGCTTAGTCAAAGGTTTGCAGACGATTTTAGCTCATTGA
- the fmt gene encoding methionyl-tRNA formyltransferase gives MKVVFFGTPDFAVPTLKKLLQHPTIEVSAVVTQPDKRRGRGNQLSASPVKSLAVQHHIPVWQPQRIKKDAEVLAQLQKLSVDVFVVVAYGQILSQEILDIPRRGCINVHGSILPKYRGAAPIQWCLYHGEAETGITTMLMDAGMDTGAMLLKAYTPIQLLDNAQDLAQRLAEIGADLLIETLFKWERQEIQPIPQDDSQATYAPLIKKHDYLLDWSKSAIALHNQVRGFFPNCVTHFRDESLKIIATVPLGAAYWSLLPEFSFLMHTLSSLSTPAVTGEVVSIAKGIGPIVQTGEGLLLLQQVQLAGKRPQSGWDFANGSRLTVGEKLRSYASTGS, from the coding sequence ATGAAAGTCGTATTTTTTGGGACTCCTGATTTTGCAGTACCCACGTTAAAAAAATTATTGCAGCATCCAACGATTGAAGTGTCTGCGGTTGTCACGCAGCCGGATAAACGTCGCGGGCGTGGTAATCAGTTAAGTGCTTCGCCAGTGAAATCTTTGGCTGTGCAACATCATATTCCTGTATGGCAACCGCAGCGCATTAAGAAAGATGCTGAAGTTTTAGCACAGTTACAAAAATTATCAGTTGATGTTTTTGTTGTTGTTGCTTATGGGCAAATTCTTTCGCAAGAAATTTTAGATATACCACGTAGAGGTTGTATTAACGTGCATGGCTCAATTTTGCCGAAGTATCGAGGTGCTGCACCGATTCAGTGGTGTCTCTATCATGGCGAAGCCGAGACGGGTATTACAACAATGCTGATGGATGCGGGTATGGATACAGGCGCAATGCTTCTTAAAGCCTATACACCGATTCAGCTACTTGATAACGCCCAAGATTTAGCGCAACGACTTGCTGAAATAGGCGCAGATTTATTGATAGAAACGCTGTTTAAGTGGGAACGCCAAGAAATTCAACCGATTCCGCAAGATGACTCGCAAGCGACTTATGCACCGTTAATTAAAAAGCACGATTACCTTTTAGATTGGTCAAAATCTGCGATCGCACTACATAACCAAGTGCGCGGCTTTTTCCCCAACTGCGTTACGCACTTTCGCGACGAGTCGTTAAAAATCATTGCGACGGTTCCCCTTGGCGCTGCTTATTGGTCGTTACTACCAGAATTTAGCTTTTTAATGCACACTTTATCTTCTTTGTCAACTCCGGCGGTGACTGGTGAAGTCGTCAGCATTGCCAAGGGAATAGGACCAATTGTCCAAACAGGGGAAGGATTATTACTATTACAACAGGTACAACTTGCGGGGAAACGTCCGCAATCAGGATGGGATTTTGCTAACGGTAGTCGTTTAACAGTAGGAGAAAAATTGAGGAGTTACGCTTCAACAGGTTCATAA
- a CDS encoding Crp/Fnr family transcriptional regulator — MSVYHSPDLQIENQLLAALPTEDYQRLFPYMETVSLSRSQVLWHAEESIEYVYFPNRALISLITIMESGEVVEVGIVGREGMAGLTVCWGGDTNTLQAIVQIPGSAIRIGANLMKTEFDRGSALQRLLLRYTQALFTHTAHTAACNRLHTIEARLARWLLVVQDRVQSNELPLTQEFLSHMLGTRRSGVTEAAGSLSKAGIIRYSRGKITILDREALESTSCECYQTVKKEFARLLKN; from the coding sequence ATGTCAGTTTATCATTCTCCTGATCTGCAAATAGAAAATCAGCTGCTTGCAGCCTTACCGACCGAAGATTATCAACGCCTATTTCCTTATATGGAAACAGTTAGTCTTTCACGCAGTCAAGTTCTCTGGCATGCTGAAGAATCAATTGAGTACGTGTATTTTCCTAATAGGGCATTGATTTCTTTAATCACCATTATGGAAAGTGGTGAGGTAGTCGAAGTCGGTATAGTTGGAAGGGAAGGTATGGCAGGTCTTACGGTATGTTGGGGAGGGGACACTAATACGCTACAGGCGATCGTGCAAATTCCTGGAAGTGCCATCAGGATCGGTGCAAATCTTATGAAAACCGAGTTTGATCGAGGTAGCGCACTGCAACGCTTGCTGCTACGCTATACGCAAGCACTGTTTACCCATACCGCACATACAGCAGCTTGTAACCGTCTGCATACAATCGAGGCTCGACTTGCTCGTTGGTTACTTGTAGTCCAAGACCGCGTACAATCAAACGAGCTTCCTCTGACGCAAGAATTTCTCTCTCATATGCTTGGTACACGCCGTTCGGGCGTTACAGAAGCTGCTGGTAGTCTCAGCAAAGCAGGAATAATCCGCTACAGCCGAGGTAAAATTACTATTCTCGATCGAGAGGCGTTAGAGTCAACTTCTTGCGAGTGCTATCAAACAGTTAAAAAAGAGTTTGCCCGTTTGTTAAAAAACTGA